One Stigmatopora argus isolate UIUO_Sarg chromosome 12, RoL_Sarg_1.0, whole genome shotgun sequence genomic window carries:
- the ankrd12 gene encoding ankyrin repeat domain-containing protein 12 isoform X1 encodes MAKPGSDRDGSMVEKQAGKKCKDKLSPFTKTPKLDRSELLGKEGKLKSSMKRKLSFTNSPPRATTEERDSDTDESDPGQSTEPWGERLAAPCRTYADKDGPDKKKVKKEASGKRSQAPNLLFGYPLSERKQMALLMQMTANSPDSTPSHPLHTTPVPKKVPSSASSRQKDKVNKRNERGETPLHMAAIRGDAKQVKELISLGADVNVKDFAGWTPLHEACNLGYYDVAKVLIAAGAEVNTQGLDDDTPLHDASSSGHKNIVKLLLRHGGDAFQANKRGERPVDVADSEELEQLLKGEVVLSDQDDSSSDSEDPPSVNPSSMDDNMDDSDTEKDSDAKVKSSSCMQDLDEYEFKDEEEEEDLNKALSDRHILRRELRQREKEDKECNTGKQLGKVDTPSKCKKPKMPRVRCSSDTSSDERESLPDKKSSPTCSQSSEGVRSKKESGEQKDKGKVKKKNKTQNKNKENQEDGKENSKTLVLQLATVSESTDKGHEEDSFKMSFSPKDDSSVHLFHLSAIKPPKLNHSLADKHTPLKQENSSCPTDTIKYNHYSDVDFSTEGSSTKAHKHKEKSKHHQRDGEHEDGRSSPVRDATAPESNEGSVRKTDPDGKTAKKHKLKHKEKDKHRKEYEVERSRRRQKDARRDGHRNLEFDREFWKENFFKSDETDDVLPVKRDVEEHCALQRMSDGSPFKEEKTAKEKHSSGKDKRPRDERDKDKVVKKERREERPRERDDRGESGGRVPDAEPLKSNSVKEETDEKPVTLAADQEHLETLREKTEKRFPGKEKEPEKMERRHPDKEKKLKPEHTDRVEPQTQLERWKEKERSATASCHLTNDKNYKESDKLKSLSSAKKHEDSRKGRDKQDKRLDREYGITDHREKDRVSSDKKVKPLDKTSDHGKSDRSKEKDCDRKRKEKLKDGTFSSSSNLKLLLEEKKVYLSESGKASFAKSKEEVTRMPEKDRDRRERDRDLDRHKDKERHKDRSQQSKTGRVKANETDAEKPKTKTSAVGARDARPKEKRLVNDDLMQTSFERMLSLKDQEIEQWHRKHLEKIKQKERERLKQKPLADAGKSRSKDRTKTDVCFSKELLRSKSSDASEAHSRDKPLKDVSSLRTISLDGKSVPVIGAKVMSAVENCLSRSPRPEGEHCNLVSRSVSLLSVVSSEDSCQAAMLTPKHVEYDSDTNPEALDIQPTFLQSSLVIQATRLPSVLDKDSVVLPDAQRQTISSRHESPYLRAILDEDPKSSIEARASNSLLKSHSEDPRMREVSTERDKVGISQQCSNSESIEECKDAASRSSPNREPPNLTLCDSPAVESSDSTVMRDIPCLESPTSQLDATSRDSDLLSASISTEPPNLTIPESLQTEDFIPVNIQPTVSSAQLCDQKEKPTTTDSFDHRSAENVPECVNMEESPVPSVSAAESLPNKESKCPPEDQDLSPPDVAPCIIPMEMLDDGSSTVKDQEKCDAQQNTENPQASCLEEQLTEFSSESHSEPMDVESSERKPECLAEEPSLATIQPAGHNDLSSSSCSSSNSTSASGSSSPQSGETESDCSSAKLKLRSSDDDDVDLHVPHPRKRKMPKLPSCQAGPASQQDQERERGEPIQQQSLAAIVASVKLEEIEPYQTERANPYYEFLHIRRKIEEKRKVLCSVAPQPPQYYDEYVTFNGSYLLDGNPLSKLCIPTITPPPSLPDQLKEMFKQQEVLRMKLRLQHSIEREKLIVSNEQEVLRVHYRAARTLANQTLPFSACTVLLDAEVYNMPQDIQNDDGKTSVRDRFNARQFMSWLQDVDDKFDKLKTCLLMRQQHEAAALNAVQRLEWQLKLQELDPATYKSTSIFEIPEFYIPLVEVNDDFDLTPI; translated from the exons ATGGCCAAACCTGGGAGCGACAGAGATGGCTCCATGGTGGAAAAGCAAGCGGGAAAGAAG TGCAAAGACAAGTTGTCTCCCTTCACCAAAACGCCCAAGCTGGACCGGAGCGAGTTGCTCGGAAAGGAAGGGAAACTGAAGTCATCCATGAAACGCAAGCTGTCCTTTACAAACAGTCCACCCCGGGCTACAACGGAGGAGCGAGACTCCGACACCG ATGAGTCAGACCCAGGCCAGTCCACTGAGCCCTGGGGGGAGAGATTAGCGGCCCCCTGCCGGACATACGCAG atAAGGATGGACCAGATAAAAAGAAGGTGAAAAAGGAGGCCAGTGGCAAGAGGTCCCAAGCCCCCAACCTTTTATTTGGCTACCCGCTGTCTGAGCGTAAGCAGATGGCTCTGCTCATGCAAATGACAGCCAACAGTCCAG ATTCCACGCCTAGTCATCCCTTGCATACCACGCCTGTCCCCAAGAAAGTCCCCAGCAGCGCCTCGTCGCGGCAGAAGGACAAGGTCAACAAGCGGAATGAGCGCGGTGAAACCCCCCTGCATATGGCCGCCATCCGGGGCGATGCAAAACAAGTGAAGGAGCTCATCAGCCTGGGAGCTGATGTAAACGTAAAGGACTTTGCAG GTTGGACACCACTTCACGAAGCTTGTAACCTGGGCTACTACGACGTCGCTAAGGTGTTGATAGCAGCTGGCGCGGAGGTCAACACGCAGGGTCTGGACGACGACACACCACTTCACGATGCATCTAGTAGTGGTCATAAAAAT ATTGTCAAGCTGCTTCTCCGCCACGGTGGTGACGCCTTTCAGGCCAATAAGCGAGGTGAGCGACCAGTCGATGTAGCCGACTCGGAGGAGCTGGAGCAGCTGTTGAAAGGAGAGGTGGTGCTCTCAGACCAAGATGATAGCTCTTCAG ACTCTGAAGACCCACCCTCTGTCAACCCATCCAGCATGGATGACAACATGGATGACTCCGACACGGAGAAGGACTCCGATGCCAAAGTAAAGTCGTCGTCATGCATGCAGGACTTGGACGAATATGAGTTCAaagatgaggaagaagaggaggaccTCAATAAAGCGCTCAGTGACCGACATATCCTACGACGGGAATTGCGGCAAAGGGAAAAGGAGGACAAGGAGTGTAACACGGGGAAGCAGCTTGGCAAGGTGGACACCCCCTCCAAGTGCAAAAAGCCGAAGATGCCTCGAGTGCGCTGTAGCTCTGACACCTCCAGTGACGAGCGGGAGAGTCTCCCTGACAAGAAGAGCTCACCTACCTGTTCCCAGAGCTCGGAGGGCGTCAGGAGCAAAAAGGAAAGCGGTGAACAGAAAGACAAGGGCAaagtcaagaagaagaacaagacccagaataaaaacaaagaaaaccaaGAGGATGGGAAGGAAAACAGCAAGACACTTGTCCTCCAGTTAGCAACTGTGTCAGAAAGCACAGACAAGGGCCACGAGGAGGACTCCTTCAAGATGTCTTTCAGTCCTAAAGACGACTCATCCGTACACCTCTTCCACTTGTCGGCCATCAAGCCGCCCAAACTAAACCACAGCCTGGCTGATAAGCACACCCCGCTCAAGCAGGAGAATAGCTCGTGCCCTACCGACACCATCAAGTACAACCATTACTCTGATGTCGACTTCTCCACggaaggctccagcaccaaaGCCCACAAGCACAAGGAGAAGAGCAAGCATCATCAGAGGGATGGCGAGCACGAAGATGGACGTTCCAGCCCAGTCAGGGATGCCACTGCTCCAGAAAGTAACGAGGGCTCAGTGCGTAAAACAGACCCtgatggcaaaacggcaaaaaaacataaattaaaacacaaagaGAAAGACAAACATCGGAAAGAATATGAGGTGGAGCGCAGTCGCCGCAGGCAGAAAGACGCCAGAAGGGATGGCCACAGGAATCTGGAGTTTGACAGAGAGTTCTGGAAGGAGAACTTTTTCAAAAGCGATGAGACTGACGACGTGCTGCCTGTGAAACGTGACGTGGAGGAGCACTGCGCTCTACAGAGAATGTCTGACGGCTCCCCTTTCAAGGAGGAGAAAACCGCCAAAGAGAAACATTCTAGCGGCAAAGACAAGCGGCCGAGGGATGAGCGTGACAAGGACAAGGTGGTGAAAAAAGAGCGTAGAGAGGAGAGGCCTAGAGAGCGGGACGACAGAGGCGAGAGTGGCGGGCGAGTTCCAGATGCTGAGCCGCTGAAGAGCAACAGTGTAAAAGAGGAGACGGATGAGAAGCCCGTAACACTTGCAGCTGATCAGGAACATCTGGAGACCTTGCGAGAGAAAACAGAAAAGCGGTTCCCAGGAAAAGAGAAGGAGCCAGAAAAAATGGAGAGAAGGCATCCGgacaaggaaaaaaagctcaagcCAGAGCACACAGACAGAGTGGAACCACAGACTCAGTTGGAGCGCTGGAAAGAAAAAGAGCGATCTGCAACCGCTTCCTGCCACCTAACAAATGATAAAAACTATAAGGAAAGCGACAAACTCAAGTCTTTATCTTCTGCCAAGAAGCATGAAGACAGTCGAAAGGGTCGGGACAAACAGGACAAACGGCTTGATCGAGAATATGGCATCACGGATCACAGAGAAAAGGATCGTGTTAGCTCTGATAAAAAAGTTAAGCCTTTGGATAAAACCTCTGATCACGGCAAATCTGATCGTTCCAAAGAAAAGGACTGTGACcggaaaagaaaggaaaagctAAAAGATGGAACTTTTTCCTCGAGTTCCAATCTAAAATTACTTTTAGAAGAGAAGAAGGTTTATCTCTCTGAAAGTGGGAAGGCTTCATTCGCAAAATCCAAAGAGGAGGTGACAAGGATGCCAGAGAAGGATCGGGACAGGAGGGAGCGGGACAGAGATCTGGACAGGCACAAGGACAAGGAACGACACAAAGACCGCTCACAGCAAAGCAAGACGGGCAGAGTTAAAGCCAATGAAACGGATGCTGAAAAGCCCAAGACGAAAACCTCGGCTGTGGGGGCACGAGATGCCAGGCCCAAAGAGAAACGCTTGGTAAACGACGATTTAATGCAGACAAGCTTCGAGCGGATGCTCAGCCTGAAAGACCAAGAGATTGAGCAGTGGCACCGAAAGCACTTGGAGAAGATAAAACAAAAGGAGCGAGAGAGGCTCAAGCAGAAacctctggcagatgctgggAAATCCAGGTCAAAGGACAGAACTAAGACTGACGTGTGCTTCAGCAAAGAGCTATTACGTTCAAAAAGTTCAGACGCTTCTGAGGCACATAGCCGAGATAAACCCCTGAAGGATGTCTCCAGCCTCAGGACCATTTCCCTTGATGGAAAAAGCGTGCCTGTCATCGGCGCCAAGGTCATGTCGGCGGTTGAGAACTGCCTGAGCAGATCCCCGCGGCCCGAGGGCGAGCACTGCAACCTCGTATCCAGGTCCGTGTCTCTCCTGTCTGTTGTCAGTTCTGAGGACTCCTGCCAGGCTGCGATGTTGACCCCCAAGCATGTAGAATATGACTCTGACACGAACCCAGAGGCGCTTGACATCCAGCCCACATTCTTGCAATCTTCCCTTGTCATCCAGGCCACCAGACTGCCATCGGTCCTTGATAAGGACAGTGTCGTGCTTCCAGATGCGCAGCGGCAGACGATCTCCAGCAGACATGAATCTCCTTACCTCAGGGCCATCTTGGATGAGGATCCAAAATCATCCATTGAAGCCAGAGCAAGTAACAGTCTACTCAAATCCCATTCAGAGGATCCACGAATGAGGGAAGTCTCGACCGAAAGAGACAAGGTGGGCATCAGTCAACAGTGTTCAAACTCTGAATCGATCGAAGAGTGTAAAGATGCCGCCAGCCGCTCTTCACCAAACAGAGAGCCTCCAAATCTTACCCTTTGTGATAGCCCTGCGGTAGAATCCTCAGATTCCACTGTCATGAGGGACATACCCTGCCTGGAAAGTCCAACCTCACAGTTAGACGCTACCAGCAGGGACTCTGACCTACTGTCGGCCTCTATCTCTACAGAACCACCAAACCTCACAATACCCGAAAGCCTCCAAACTGAAGATTTTATCCCTGTCAATATTCAGCCAACAGTCTCTTCAGCCCAGCTTTGTGACCAAAAGGAAAAACCTACAACCACAGACAGTTTTGACCACCGAAGTGCAGAAAATGTCCCCGAATGTGTCAACATGGAGGAAAGCCCAGTACCTTCCGTAAGTGCGGCTGAATCCCTACCAAATAAAGAGTCCAAATGTCCTCCAGAGGATCAGGATCTAAGCCCTCCTGATGTAGCCCCTTGTATTATTCCAATGGAAATGTTAGACGATGGATCCAGCACAGTTAAGGATCAAGAGAAGTGTGATGCTCAGCAGAACACTGAGAATCCTCAGGCTTCTTGTCTTGAAGAGCAGCTGACTGAGTTTTCCTCCGAATCACACTCGGAGCCCATGGATGTGGAGTCCTCAGAGAGGAAGCCAGAGTGCTTGGCTGAAGAGCCGAGTCTGGCGACCATACAGCCAGCAGGCCACAATGACCTGAGTAGCAGCAGCTGTAGTAGTAGCAACAGCACCAGTGCTTCAGGGAGCTCGTCCCCACAGTCCGGAGAAACGGAGTCTGACTGTTCCAGTGCCAAACTCAAGCTCCGTTCctcagatgatgatgatgtagaCCTGCATGTGCCGCACCCACGTAAAAGAAAGATGCCGAAACTACCCTCCTGCCAAGCAGGCCCAGCCTCACAGCAGGACCAGGAACGGGAGAGAGGCGAGCCCATCCAGCAACAGTCGCTCGCTGCCATCGTGGCGTCGGTCAAGCTGGAGGAAATTGAGCCTTATCAGACAGAACGCGCTAACCCCTACTACGAGTTCCTCCACATCCGGAGAAAGATTGAGGAGAAGCGCAAGGTGCTCTGCAGCGTGGCACCGCAACCGCCACAGTACTATGACGAGTATGTTACATTCAATGGCTCCTATCTCTTAGATGGGAACCCGCTGAGCAAGCTGTGTATTCCCACG ATAACTCCACCGCCATCATTACCCGACCAGCTGAAGGAGATGTTCAAGCAGCAGGAGGTGCTACGCATGAAACTGCGCCTGCAGCACAGCATTGAGCGG GAAAAGCTGATCGTGTCCAACGAGCAGGAAGTCCTGCGTGTGCACTACCGGGCAGCGAGGACGCTGGCAAATCAGACCCTGCCATTTAGCGCTTGCACCGTGTTGCTAGACGCCGAAGTTTACAACATGCCTCAAGACATCCAG AACGATGATGGAAAAACGTCAGTGCGAGACCGATTTAACGCCAGGCAATTCATGTCCTGGTTGCAAGACGTCGATGACAAGTTCGACAAGCTCAAG acATGCTTACTGATGCGTCAGCAGCATGAGGCGGCAGCACTGAATGCTGTGCAGCGCCTGGAGTGGCAGCTGAAGCTCCAGGAGCTCGACCCGGCCACCTACAAATCCACCAGCATCTTTGAAATCCCAGAGTTCTATATCCCGCTCGTGGAGGTCAACGATGACTTTGACCTCACGCCCATATGA
- the ankrd12 gene encoding ankyrin repeat domain-containing protein 12 isoform X2, translated as MAKPGSDRDGSMVEKQAGKKCKDKLSPFTKTPKLDRSELLGKEGKLKSSMKRKLSFTNSPPRATTEERDSDTDKDGPDKKKVKKEASGKRSQAPNLLFGYPLSERKQMALLMQMTANSPDSTPSHPLHTTPVPKKVPSSASSRQKDKVNKRNERGETPLHMAAIRGDAKQVKELISLGADVNVKDFAGWTPLHEACNLGYYDVAKVLIAAGAEVNTQGLDDDTPLHDASSSGHKNIVKLLLRHGGDAFQANKRGERPVDVADSEELEQLLKGEVVLSDQDDSSSDSEDPPSVNPSSMDDNMDDSDTEKDSDAKVKSSSCMQDLDEYEFKDEEEEEDLNKALSDRHILRRELRQREKEDKECNTGKQLGKVDTPSKCKKPKMPRVRCSSDTSSDERESLPDKKSSPTCSQSSEGVRSKKESGEQKDKGKVKKKNKTQNKNKENQEDGKENSKTLVLQLATVSESTDKGHEEDSFKMSFSPKDDSSVHLFHLSAIKPPKLNHSLADKHTPLKQENSSCPTDTIKYNHYSDVDFSTEGSSTKAHKHKEKSKHHQRDGEHEDGRSSPVRDATAPESNEGSVRKTDPDGKTAKKHKLKHKEKDKHRKEYEVERSRRRQKDARRDGHRNLEFDREFWKENFFKSDETDDVLPVKRDVEEHCALQRMSDGSPFKEEKTAKEKHSSGKDKRPRDERDKDKVVKKERREERPRERDDRGESGGRVPDAEPLKSNSVKEETDEKPVTLAADQEHLETLREKTEKRFPGKEKEPEKMERRHPDKEKKLKPEHTDRVEPQTQLERWKEKERSATASCHLTNDKNYKESDKLKSLSSAKKHEDSRKGRDKQDKRLDREYGITDHREKDRVSSDKKVKPLDKTSDHGKSDRSKEKDCDRKRKEKLKDGTFSSSSNLKLLLEEKKVYLSESGKASFAKSKEEVTRMPEKDRDRRERDRDLDRHKDKERHKDRSQQSKTGRVKANETDAEKPKTKTSAVGARDARPKEKRLVNDDLMQTSFERMLSLKDQEIEQWHRKHLEKIKQKERERLKQKPLADAGKSRSKDRTKTDVCFSKELLRSKSSDASEAHSRDKPLKDVSSLRTISLDGKSVPVIGAKVMSAVENCLSRSPRPEGEHCNLVSRSVSLLSVVSSEDSCQAAMLTPKHVEYDSDTNPEALDIQPTFLQSSLVIQATRLPSVLDKDSVVLPDAQRQTISSRHESPYLRAILDEDPKSSIEARASNSLLKSHSEDPRMREVSTERDKVGISQQCSNSESIEECKDAASRSSPNREPPNLTLCDSPAVESSDSTVMRDIPCLESPTSQLDATSRDSDLLSASISTEPPNLTIPESLQTEDFIPVNIQPTVSSAQLCDQKEKPTTTDSFDHRSAENVPECVNMEESPVPSVSAAESLPNKESKCPPEDQDLSPPDVAPCIIPMEMLDDGSSTVKDQEKCDAQQNTENPQASCLEEQLTEFSSESHSEPMDVESSERKPECLAEEPSLATIQPAGHNDLSSSSCSSSNSTSASGSSSPQSGETESDCSSAKLKLRSSDDDDVDLHVPHPRKRKMPKLPSCQAGPASQQDQERERGEPIQQQSLAAIVASVKLEEIEPYQTERANPYYEFLHIRRKIEEKRKVLCSVAPQPPQYYDEYVTFNGSYLLDGNPLSKLCIPTITPPPSLPDQLKEMFKQQEVLRMKLRLQHSIEREKLIVSNEQEVLRVHYRAARTLANQTLPFSACTVLLDAEVYNMPQDIQNDDGKTSVRDRFNARQFMSWLQDVDDKFDKLKTCLLMRQQHEAAALNAVQRLEWQLKLQELDPATYKSTSIFEIPEFYIPLVEVNDDFDLTPI; from the exons ATGGCCAAACCTGGGAGCGACAGAGATGGCTCCATGGTGGAAAAGCAAGCGGGAAAGAAG TGCAAAGACAAGTTGTCTCCCTTCACCAAAACGCCCAAGCTGGACCGGAGCGAGTTGCTCGGAAAGGAAGGGAAACTGAAGTCATCCATGAAACGCAAGCTGTCCTTTACAAACAGTCCACCCCGGGCTACAACGGAGGAGCGAGACTCCGACACCG atAAGGATGGACCAGATAAAAAGAAGGTGAAAAAGGAGGCCAGTGGCAAGAGGTCCCAAGCCCCCAACCTTTTATTTGGCTACCCGCTGTCTGAGCGTAAGCAGATGGCTCTGCTCATGCAAATGACAGCCAACAGTCCAG ATTCCACGCCTAGTCATCCCTTGCATACCACGCCTGTCCCCAAGAAAGTCCCCAGCAGCGCCTCGTCGCGGCAGAAGGACAAGGTCAACAAGCGGAATGAGCGCGGTGAAACCCCCCTGCATATGGCCGCCATCCGGGGCGATGCAAAACAAGTGAAGGAGCTCATCAGCCTGGGAGCTGATGTAAACGTAAAGGACTTTGCAG GTTGGACACCACTTCACGAAGCTTGTAACCTGGGCTACTACGACGTCGCTAAGGTGTTGATAGCAGCTGGCGCGGAGGTCAACACGCAGGGTCTGGACGACGACACACCACTTCACGATGCATCTAGTAGTGGTCATAAAAAT ATTGTCAAGCTGCTTCTCCGCCACGGTGGTGACGCCTTTCAGGCCAATAAGCGAGGTGAGCGACCAGTCGATGTAGCCGACTCGGAGGAGCTGGAGCAGCTGTTGAAAGGAGAGGTGGTGCTCTCAGACCAAGATGATAGCTCTTCAG ACTCTGAAGACCCACCCTCTGTCAACCCATCCAGCATGGATGACAACATGGATGACTCCGACACGGAGAAGGACTCCGATGCCAAAGTAAAGTCGTCGTCATGCATGCAGGACTTGGACGAATATGAGTTCAaagatgaggaagaagaggaggaccTCAATAAAGCGCTCAGTGACCGACATATCCTACGACGGGAATTGCGGCAAAGGGAAAAGGAGGACAAGGAGTGTAACACGGGGAAGCAGCTTGGCAAGGTGGACACCCCCTCCAAGTGCAAAAAGCCGAAGATGCCTCGAGTGCGCTGTAGCTCTGACACCTCCAGTGACGAGCGGGAGAGTCTCCCTGACAAGAAGAGCTCACCTACCTGTTCCCAGAGCTCGGAGGGCGTCAGGAGCAAAAAGGAAAGCGGTGAACAGAAAGACAAGGGCAaagtcaagaagaagaacaagacccagaataaaaacaaagaaaaccaaGAGGATGGGAAGGAAAACAGCAAGACACTTGTCCTCCAGTTAGCAACTGTGTCAGAAAGCACAGACAAGGGCCACGAGGAGGACTCCTTCAAGATGTCTTTCAGTCCTAAAGACGACTCATCCGTACACCTCTTCCACTTGTCGGCCATCAAGCCGCCCAAACTAAACCACAGCCTGGCTGATAAGCACACCCCGCTCAAGCAGGAGAATAGCTCGTGCCCTACCGACACCATCAAGTACAACCATTACTCTGATGTCGACTTCTCCACggaaggctccagcaccaaaGCCCACAAGCACAAGGAGAAGAGCAAGCATCATCAGAGGGATGGCGAGCACGAAGATGGACGTTCCAGCCCAGTCAGGGATGCCACTGCTCCAGAAAGTAACGAGGGCTCAGTGCGTAAAACAGACCCtgatggcaaaacggcaaaaaaacataaattaaaacacaaagaGAAAGACAAACATCGGAAAGAATATGAGGTGGAGCGCAGTCGCCGCAGGCAGAAAGACGCCAGAAGGGATGGCCACAGGAATCTGGAGTTTGACAGAGAGTTCTGGAAGGAGAACTTTTTCAAAAGCGATGAGACTGACGACGTGCTGCCTGTGAAACGTGACGTGGAGGAGCACTGCGCTCTACAGAGAATGTCTGACGGCTCCCCTTTCAAGGAGGAGAAAACCGCCAAAGAGAAACATTCTAGCGGCAAAGACAAGCGGCCGAGGGATGAGCGTGACAAGGACAAGGTGGTGAAAAAAGAGCGTAGAGAGGAGAGGCCTAGAGAGCGGGACGACAGAGGCGAGAGTGGCGGGCGAGTTCCAGATGCTGAGCCGCTGAAGAGCAACAGTGTAAAAGAGGAGACGGATGAGAAGCCCGTAACACTTGCAGCTGATCAGGAACATCTGGAGACCTTGCGAGAGAAAACAGAAAAGCGGTTCCCAGGAAAAGAGAAGGAGCCAGAAAAAATGGAGAGAAGGCATCCGgacaaggaaaaaaagctcaagcCAGAGCACACAGACAGAGTGGAACCACAGACTCAGTTGGAGCGCTGGAAAGAAAAAGAGCGATCTGCAACCGCTTCCTGCCACCTAACAAATGATAAAAACTATAAGGAAAGCGACAAACTCAAGTCTTTATCTTCTGCCAAGAAGCATGAAGACAGTCGAAAGGGTCGGGACAAACAGGACAAACGGCTTGATCGAGAATATGGCATCACGGATCACAGAGAAAAGGATCGTGTTAGCTCTGATAAAAAAGTTAAGCCTTTGGATAAAACCTCTGATCACGGCAAATCTGATCGTTCCAAAGAAAAGGACTGTGACcggaaaagaaaggaaaagctAAAAGATGGAACTTTTTCCTCGAGTTCCAATCTAAAATTACTTTTAGAAGAGAAGAAGGTTTATCTCTCTGAAAGTGGGAAGGCTTCATTCGCAAAATCCAAAGAGGAGGTGACAAGGATGCCAGAGAAGGATCGGGACAGGAGGGAGCGGGACAGAGATCTGGACAGGCACAAGGACAAGGAACGACACAAAGACCGCTCACAGCAAAGCAAGACGGGCAGAGTTAAAGCCAATGAAACGGATGCTGAAAAGCCCAAGACGAAAACCTCGGCTGTGGGGGCACGAGATGCCAGGCCCAAAGAGAAACGCTTGGTAAACGACGATTTAATGCAGACAAGCTTCGAGCGGATGCTCAGCCTGAAAGACCAAGAGATTGAGCAGTGGCACCGAAAGCACTTGGAGAAGATAAAACAAAAGGAGCGAGAGAGGCTCAAGCAGAAacctctggcagatgctgggAAATCCAGGTCAAAGGACAGAACTAAGACTGACGTGTGCTTCAGCAAAGAGCTATTACGTTCAAAAAGTTCAGACGCTTCTGAGGCACATAGCCGAGATAAACCCCTGAAGGATGTCTCCAGCCTCAGGACCATTTCCCTTGATGGAAAAAGCGTGCCTGTCATCGGCGCCAAGGTCATGTCGGCGGTTGAGAACTGCCTGAGCAGATCCCCGCGGCCCGAGGGCGAGCACTGCAACCTCGTATCCAGGTCCGTGTCTCTCCTGTCTGTTGTCAGTTCTGAGGACTCCTGCCAGGCTGCGATGTTGACCCCCAAGCATGTAGAATATGACTCTGACACGAACCCAGAGGCGCTTGACATCCAGCCCACATTCTTGCAATCTTCCCTTGTCATCCAGGCCACCAGACTGCCATCGGTCCTTGATAAGGACAGTGTCGTGCTTCCAGATGCGCAGCGGCAGACGATCTCCAGCAGACATGAATCTCCTTACCTCAGGGCCATCTTGGATGAGGATCCAAAATCATCCATTGAAGCCAGAGCAAGTAACAGTCTACTCAAATCCCATTCAGAGGATCCACGAATGAGGGAAGTCTCGACCGAAAGAGACAAGGTGGGCATCAGTCAACAGTGTTCAAACTCTGAATCGATCGAAGAGTGTAAAGATGCCGCCAGCCGCTCTTCACCAAACAGAGAGCCTCCAAATCTTACCCTTTGTGATAGCCCTGCGGTAGAATCCTCAGATTCCACTGTCATGAGGGACATACCCTGCCTGGAAAGTCCAACCTCACAGTTAGACGCTACCAGCAGGGACTCTGACCTACTGTCGGCCTCTATCTCTACAGAACCACCAAACCTCACAATACCCGAAAGCCTCCAAACTGAAGATTTTATCCCTGTCAATATTCAGCCAACAGTCTCTTCAGCCCAGCTTTGTGACCAAAAGGAAAAACCTACAACCACAGACAGTTTTGACCACCGAAGTGCAGAAAATGTCCCCGAATGTGTCAACATGGAGGAAAGCCCAGTACCTTCCGTAAGTGCGGCTGAATCCCTACCAAATAAAGAGTCCAAATGTCCTCCAGAGGATCAGGATCTAAGCCCTCCTGATGTAGCCCCTTGTATTATTCCAATGGAAATGTTAGACGATGGATCCAGCACAGTTAAGGATCAAGAGAAGTGTGATGCTCAGCAGAACACTGAGAATCCTCAGGCTTCTTGTCTTGAAGAGCAGCTGACTGAGTTTTCCTCCGAATCACACTCGGAGCCCATGGATGTGGAGTCCTCAGAGAGGAAGCCAGAGTGCTTGGCTGAAGAGCCGAGTCTGGCGACCATACAGCCAGCAGGCCACAATGACCTGAGTAGCAGCAGCTGTAGTAGTAGCAACAGCACCAGTGCTTCAGGGAGCTCGTCCCCACAGTCCGGAGAAACGGAGTCTGACTGTTCCAGTGCCAAACTCAAGCTCCGTTCctcagatgatgatgatgtagaCCTGCATGTGCCGCACCCACGTAAAAGAAAGATGCCGAAACTACCCTCCTGCCAAGCAGGCCCAGCCTCACAGCAGGACCAGGAACGGGAGAGAGGCGAGCCCATCCAGCAACAGTCGCTCGCTGCCATCGTGGCGTCGGTCAAGCTGGAGGAAATTGAGCCTTATCAGACAGAACGCGCTAACCCCTACTACGAGTTCCTCCACATCCGGAGAAAGATTGAGGAGAAGCGCAAGGTGCTCTGCAGCGTGGCACCGCAACCGCCACAGTACTATGACGAGTATGTTACATTCAATGGCTCCTATCTCTTAGATGGGAACCCGCTGAGCAAGCTGTGTATTCCCACG ATAACTCCACCGCCATCATTACCCGACCAGCTGAAGGAGATGTTCAAGCAGCAGGAGGTGCTACGCATGAAACTGCGCCTGCAGCACAGCATTGAGCGG GAAAAGCTGATCGTGTCCAACGAGCAGGAAGTCCTGCGTGTGCACTACCGGGCAGCGAGGACGCTGGCAAATCAGACCCTGCCATTTAGCGCTTGCACCGTGTTGCTAGACGCCGAAGTTTACAACATGCCTCAAGACATCCAG AACGATGATGGAAAAACGTCAGTGCGAGACCGATTTAACGCCAGGCAATTCATGTCCTGGTTGCAAGACGTCGATGACAAGTTCGACAAGCTCAAG acATGCTTACTGATGCGTCAGCAGCATGAGGCGGCAGCACTGAATGCTGTGCAGCGCCTGGAGTGGCAGCTGAAGCTCCAGGAGCTCGACCCGGCCACCTACAAATCCACCAGCATCTTTGAAATCCCAGAGTTCTATATCCCGCTCGTGGAGGTCAACGATGACTTTGACCTCACGCCCATATGA